Proteins encoded together in one Bosea sp. (in: a-proteobacteria) window:
- a CDS encoding PRC-barrel domain-containing protein has protein sequence MSDVSTPAGTTANPLIAGARVAGTDVYNAAGDHLGEIYDVMLDKLTGKVAYAIMSFGGFLGLGEKYHPIPWSVLDYDTGRGGYVVPLTKEQLEAAPMYDSEGEPDWEDQAYGKRVHDYYGTMPYWMM, from the coding sequence ATGTCCGACGTTTCAACGCCCGCCGGCACGACCGCCAACCCGCTCATCGCTGGCGCCCGCGTCGCCGGAACGGATGTCTACAACGCCGCCGGTGATCATCTCGGCGAGATCTACGACGTGATGCTCGACAAGCTGACAGGCAAGGTCGCCTATGCGATCATGTCGTTCGGCGGCTTTCTCGGGCTCGGGGAGAAATACCATCCGATCCCGTGGAGCGTCCTCGATTACGATACCGGGCGCGGGGGCTATGTCGTGCCGCTCACCAAGGAACAGCTCGAGGCGGCGCCGATGTACGACAGCGAGGGCGAGCCCGACTGGGAGGACCAGGCCTACGGCAAACGCGTGCACGATTATTATGGCACCATGCCCTACTGGATGATGTAG
- the hemC gene encoding hydroxymethylbilane synthase, with translation MHLRIGTRRSPLAMAQTNHVMDLIRAKVPQVEFSLCQIATIADRDRVSEFHQFGMVGVFAVEHEQQLVKGEVDFVVHSLKDLPTTLHEGLVLAAVPPREDPRDALCGATMANLRQGARVGTGSLRRRAQILNLRPDVTVVPIRGNVGPRLAKIGGADALDAVILAQAGLKRLGMDDASSEALAPALFPYAVGQGALGLEARAGDGDVIAVLKAIECPKARAEAEAERAMMHALGAGCSLPVGASASWQDGRLTLHAQVTSIEGTERVVAAESTAPEEAAALGLAVARILKELGGVAILEKSYRSHYPSFKSL, from the coding sequence ATGCATTTGAGGATCGGCACGCGCCGCAGCCCCCTGGCGATGGCACAGACCAACCATGTCATGGACCTGATCCGTGCCAAGGTTCCGCAGGTTGAATTCAGCCTCTGCCAGATCGCCACCATCGCCGATCGCGACCGCGTCTCCGAATTCCACCAGTTCGGCATGGTCGGCGTATTCGCCGTCGAGCATGAGCAGCAGCTGGTGAAGGGCGAGGTCGACTTCGTCGTCCATTCGCTGAAGGATCTGCCCACCACGCTGCATGAGGGCCTCGTCCTCGCGGCGGTGCCGCCGCGCGAGGACCCGCGCGACGCGCTTTGCGGCGCGACCATGGCGAATCTCCGCCAGGGCGCGCGGGTGGGCACGGGCTCGCTCAGGCGCCGCGCCCAGATCCTGAACCTCCGGCCGGACGTCACCGTCGTGCCGATCCGCGGCAATGTCGGCCCGCGGCTTGCCAAGATCGGCGGAGCGGATGCGCTCGACGCGGTCATCCTGGCGCAGGCGGGCCTCAAGCGCCTTGGCATGGACGACGCCTCCTCGGAGGCGCTCGCACCCGCGCTCTTCCCCTATGCGGTCGGCCAGGGCGCGCTCGGGCTCGAGGCCCGCGCCGGGGACGGGGATGTGATCGCGGTGCTGAAGGCGATCGAATGCCCGAAGGCCCGCGCCGAAGCCGAGGCGGAACGGGCGATGATGCATGCGCTCGGGGCCGGGTGCAGCCTGCCGGTCGGCGCCTCTGCCAGCTGGCAGGACGGCCGGCTGACGCTGCATGCGCAGGTGACCTCGATCGAGGGTACGGAGCGCGTCGTCGCCGCCGAGAGCACGGCGCCGGAGGAGGCGGCCGCGCTCGGCCTCGCGGTGGCGCGGATCCTGAAGGAGCTCGGCGGCGTCGCGATCCTCGAAAAGAGCTATCGCAGCCATTATCCGAGCTTCAAATCGCTGTAG
- a CDS encoding glycine zipper domain-containing protein: MIIRKLLLVAAVGAALGACTAREQNAGTGALIGAGAGAIIGGAATGRAGGALAGAAIGGASGAIIGGAATPQTCYGRDEWGRRVRYAC; the protein is encoded by the coding sequence ATGATCATCAGGAAGCTGCTGCTCGTCGCTGCCGTCGGTGCCGCGCTCGGCGCCTGTACGGCCCGCGAGCAGAACGCCGGCACGGGTGCGCTGATCGGTGCCGGTGCCGGCGCGATCATCGGCGGCGCGGCCACGGGGCGCGCGGGCGGGGCGCTGGCGGGTGCCGCCATCGGCGGCGCCAGCGGCGCGATCATCGGCGGGGCGGCGACGCCGCAGACCTGCTATGGCCGCGACGAATGGGGCCGGCGCGTGCGCTACGCCTGCTGA